A stretch of Gemmatimonas aurantiaca T-27 DNA encodes these proteins:
- a CDS encoding M14 family zinc carboxypeptidase, with translation MLRGTPRRWTWRLPRHAVALLALTASPLAAQGGAQQIDQEYTAKIKEFLQDSRITTELVDHLPASSTVPTPLKFHGRIVGTPGELTYAKDIHRYFEALANSSKRAKYWTIGKTEEGRDMVVLAIADEATIANLDKYKGDLAALTDPRKTSEAEAQRLIGSTKPIYWITSGMHSPETGGPETLQELAYRLVVQETPYIQSIRDNIITFITPVIEVDGREKQVDTYYYNKTLAPGLARLPLMYWGKYVAHDNNRDGMGQFLALTKHVNDFFLAWKPQVMHDLHEAQTYLYSSTGTGPYNDAVDPITVNEWWTLAIEDVREMTKRGVPGVFTYGFYDGWTPNYMFFVAHTKNAIGRFYEVQSYGPDNYEVRPGPTTTSKEWFRPNPPLPYIKWGPRNNVNIQQSGVLISLKHFADNKKMYLENYWLKNKRAVAKGTTGEGPFAWVIPATQRRKADAADAVNELRKQGLELHTATSAFRVGTLDVKPGDWIVRGDQPYRTLADMYLSIQNYSPTNPRPYDDTGWTFQFMRNVAIFPIADKSILTQPMNAVNAKVVAAGGIEGSGPVLILEHTSDNNLMKFRTTFATTKMFAADAEFQAGGRTFKPGAFIVPAGDRAKIEASLKELGLSAVAVASAPTVKQHELDLPRIGYVHAWQRTQDEGWVRAALDTYGVPYTYFGDIRLREGNLRAKYDVIIYPHVGGSAQSHVAGIIKNGDTPLPYKKTAKTPNLGALETAEDIRGGLGIDGLTELYKFVQAGGTLIVEGSTSTIFPAYNLTSGITIESPSQLFARGSIMRGVVADKASPLAYGFDSQLPVYFNQDPVLSVGGSAGLFAGVQGGAGAALAQNVTPNAAPLRLSTWNFNKPDSVGAPAPAGAARGPQGGGGFGGGGGGMFGGATGIDGTRPRVILQFPANAGDMLLSGTLAGGEALANRAQLVDAPVGKGHVVMFAIRPFWRWQTQGTFFLGFNALLNWNDLDVGK, from the coding sequence ATGTTGCGTGGCACACCCCGGCGTTGGACATGGCGATTGCCTCGCCATGCGGTTGCTCTGCTCGCACTGACTGCGTCGCCTCTGGCGGCACAGGGCGGCGCGCAGCAGATCGACCAGGAATACACGGCGAAAATCAAGGAATTCCTCCAGGATTCTCGCATCACGACCGAGCTGGTGGACCACCTGCCGGCGTCGAGCACCGTGCCGACGCCGCTCAAGTTCCACGGCCGCATTGTGGGCACGCCCGGCGAGCTCACGTACGCGAAGGACATCCACCGGTACTTCGAGGCGCTCGCGAATTCGTCGAAGCGCGCCAAGTACTGGACCATCGGCAAGACCGAAGAAGGCCGCGACATGGTCGTGCTGGCGATTGCCGATGAAGCGACCATCGCCAATCTCGACAAGTACAAGGGCGACCTGGCTGCCCTCACCGATCCGCGCAAGACGAGCGAGGCCGAAGCCCAGCGCCTGATCGGCAGCACGAAGCCGATCTACTGGATCACGTCGGGCATGCATTCGCCCGAGACCGGTGGTCCGGAAACGCTGCAGGAACTGGCGTATCGTCTGGTGGTTCAGGAAACGCCGTATATCCAGAGCATCCGCGACAACATCATCACCTTCATCACGCCCGTCATCGAAGTGGACGGTCGTGAGAAGCAGGTGGACACGTACTACTACAACAAGACGCTGGCGCCGGGCCTGGCCCGTCTGCCCCTGATGTACTGGGGCAAGTATGTCGCGCACGACAACAACCGCGACGGCATGGGTCAGTTCCTCGCGCTGACGAAGCATGTCAACGACTTCTTCCTCGCGTGGAAGCCGCAGGTCATGCACGATCTGCACGAAGCGCAGACGTACCTCTACAGCTCCACCGGCACGGGCCCGTACAACGACGCGGTCGACCCGATCACGGTGAACGAGTGGTGGACGCTGGCCATCGAAGACGTGCGCGAAATGACCAAGCGCGGCGTGCCGGGTGTGTTCACGTACGGCTTCTACGACGGCTGGACGCCGAACTACATGTTCTTCGTGGCCCACACGAAGAATGCCATCGGCCGCTTCTACGAAGTGCAGAGCTACGGTCCGGACAACTACGAAGTGCGTCCGGGACCGACGACGACCAGCAAGGAATGGTTCCGTCCGAACCCGCCGCTCCCGTACATCAAGTGGGGCCCGCGCAACAACGTGAACATCCAGCAGTCGGGCGTGCTGATTTCGCTCAAGCACTTCGCCGACAACAAGAAGATGTACCTCGAGAACTACTGGCTGAAGAACAAGCGGGCCGTGGCGAAGGGGACGACCGGTGAAGGACCGTTCGCGTGGGTGATTCCCGCGACGCAGCGTCGCAAGGCCGATGCGGCCGACGCGGTGAACGAGCTGCGCAAGCAGGGCCTCGAGCTGCACACGGCCACCAGCGCGTTTCGTGTGGGCACGCTCGATGTGAAGCCCGGCGACTGGATCGTGCGCGGCGATCAGCCGTATCGCACGCTGGCCGACATGTACCTCAGCATTCAGAACTACTCGCCGACCAATCCGCGTCCGTATGACGACACGGGCTGGACGTTCCAGTTCATGCGCAACGTGGCAATCTTCCCGATTGCCGACAAGAGCATCCTGACGCAGCCGATGAATGCGGTGAACGCGAAGGTGGTGGCTGCCGGTGGCATCGAAGGATCGGGCCCGGTGCTCATCCTCGAGCACACGTCGGACAACAACCTGATGAAGTTCCGCACCACGTTTGCGACGACGAAGATGTTCGCCGCCGATGCGGAGTTCCAGGCGGGTGGTCGCACGTTCAAGCCGGGTGCATTCATTGTGCCGGCCGGTGACCGCGCCAAGATCGAAGCGTCGCTCAAGGAACTCGGTCTTTCGGCGGTGGCCGTCGCGTCGGCGCCGACCGTGAAGCAGCACGAGCTGGATCTGCCGCGCATCGGTTATGTGCACGCCTGGCAGCGTACGCAGGACGAAGGCTGGGTCCGTGCTGCCCTCGATACGTACGGCGTGCCCTACACGTACTTCGGCGACATTCGCCTGCGTGAAGGCAACCTGCGCGCGAAGTACGACGTGATCATCTATCCGCACGTCGGTGGCAGCGCGCAGTCGCACGTGGCCGGTATCATCAAGAACGGTGATACGCCGCTGCCGTACAAGAAGACCGCCAAGACGCCGAATCTCGGCGCGCTCGAAACGGCCGAAGACATCCGCGGTGGTCTTGGTATCGACGGTCTGACGGAGCTGTACAAGTTCGTGCAGGCCGGTGGCACGCTGATCGTGGAAGGCTCGACCTCGACGATCTTCCCGGCCTACAACCTCACGAGCGGCATCACGATTGAATCACCGAGCCAACTCTTCGCGCGTGGTTCGATCATGCGTGGTGTGGTGGCGGACAAGGCGAGCCCGCTCGCGTACGGCTTCGACAGCCAGTTGCCGGTGTACTTCAATCAGGACCCCGTGCTCAGCGTTGGTGGTTCGGCCGGTCTGTTTGCGGGTGTGCAGGGTGGCGCGGGCGCGGCGCTCGCGCAGAACGTCACGCCCAATGCGGCGCCGTTGCGTCTGTCCACCTGGAACTTCAACAAGCCGGATTCGGTGGGTGCACCTGCGCCGGCCGGTGCGGCCCGCGGCCCGCAGGGCGGTGGTGGGTTCGGCGGCGGTGGTGGTGGCATGTTCGGTGGCGCCACGGGCATCGATGGTACGCGTCCGCGCGTGATCCTGCAGTTCCCGGCCAACGCGGGCGACATGCTGCTCTCCGGCACGCTCGCCGGTGGTGAAGCACTCGCCAACCGCGCACAGCTCGTTGACGCGCCGGTCGGCAAGGGTCACGTGGTCATGTTTGCCATCCGCCCGTTCTGGCGCTGGCAGACACAGGGCACGTTCTTCCTCGGCTTCAACGCGCTCTTGAACTGGAATGACCTCGACGTCGGCAAGTAA
- a CDS encoding serine/threonine-protein kinase encodes MSYRRSCPKCGETYDESVAFCAKDGSSLTIVDESDLVGKVVGGRYRVISRIGEGGMGQVYLAEHIRMKRKSAIKIMRQALLHEPEALQRFTREAENASKINHPNVAAIFDFGETDEGLVYLAMEFVDGEALAATLKREVALHPVVGADIIAQAADALQSAHDLGILHRDIKPDNVMVSKRTDGTFVVKLVDFGIARSTDRSAQQVTRTGFAVGTPEYMSPEQLSGDVLDPRSDQYSLALVAFMALTGHDAFVSASSKESLIARLTSRPRRLVEVRSDLEWPLSLQDVFDKALAPDPVDRYPTISEFGNTLADSVSEMTPTQTAEIYRHALGQRMSSNPVVRTQMDAASVRTPAAGNNPQRQQPAAPPPVRHSRKDPVHMGRRRSVFPYIVLLGVFTYALWWYGASRPEGTTMHNVSDRIGDVSSKARSTIAGWVGSDSTAAEAPPSETAAPAAAPKRTRRRNSETEKTTKPDSAVSAVVDSSAIKRDTTVPPT; translated from the coding sequence GTGAGCTATCGGCGAAGCTGCCCCAAGTGTGGCGAGACCTACGACGAGTCCGTCGCGTTCTGCGCGAAGGATGGGTCGTCGCTGACCATCGTGGACGAGAGTGACCTCGTCGGGAAGGTGGTGGGCGGGCGCTACCGTGTGATCTCGCGTATTGGCGAAGGCGGCATGGGCCAGGTGTATCTGGCCGAGCACATCCGCATGAAGCGCAAGAGTGCGATCAAGATCATGCGGCAGGCCCTGCTGCATGAGCCGGAAGCACTGCAGCGCTTCACGCGCGAAGCCGAGAACGCCAGCAAGATCAATCATCCGAACGTCGCCGCGATCTTCGACTTCGGTGAGACCGACGAAGGCCTGGTGTACCTGGCGATGGAATTCGTCGACGGGGAGGCGCTCGCCGCCACGCTCAAGCGTGAAGTCGCGCTGCATCCAGTGGTGGGCGCAGACATCATTGCCCAGGCCGCCGATGCCCTCCAGTCGGCACACGATCTCGGTATCCTGCATCGCGATATCAAGCCCGACAATGTCATGGTGTCGAAGCGCACCGATGGCACGTTCGTGGTGAAGCTCGTGGATTTTGGCATCGCGCGTTCGACAGACCGCAGCGCGCAGCAGGTGACCCGCACCGGGTTTGCTGTTGGCACTCCCGAGTACATGTCACCGGAGCAACTCTCTGGCGACGTATTGGACCCCCGCTCCGATCAGTACTCGCTGGCCCTGGTGGCTTTCATGGCGCTCACCGGACACGATGCCTTCGTGAGTGCATCGTCGAAGGAATCGCTGATCGCTCGCCTGACGAGTCGTCCACGGCGTTTGGTGGAAGTGCGCAGCGATCTCGAATGGCCGCTGTCCCTGCAGGATGTGTTCGACAAGGCGCTTGCCCCCGATCCGGTGGATCGCTATCCGACGATATCGGAGTTCGGCAACACGCTGGCGGATTCCGTCTCGGAGATGACGCCCACGCAAACGGCCGAGATCTATCGACACGCGTTGGGGCAGCGTATGAGCAGCAATCCGGTGGTCCGCACACAGATGGACGCCGCATCGGTGCGTACGCCGGCCGCCGGGAACAACCCGCAGCGGCAACAACCTGCCGCGCCGCCGCCTGTCCGGCACTCCCGGAAAGATCCGGTGCACATGGGCCGCCGCCGTTCGGTGTTTCCGTACATCGTGCTGCTGGGTGTGTTCACCTATGCGCTCTGGTGGTATGGCGCCAGCCGGCCTGAAGGCACCACCATGCACAACGTCTCCGATCGCATCGGCGATGTATCCAGCAAGGCGCGATCGACCATTGCGGGCTGGGTGGGATCGGACTCGACAGCGGCCGAGGCTCCGCCTTCCGAGACGGCGGCACCTGCGGCTGCCCCCAAGCGTACGCGTCGGCGCAACAGCGAAACCGAGAAGACCACGAAGCCCGACAGTGCCGTCAGCGCCGTGGTCGATTCGTCCGCCATCAAGCGCGACACCACCGTACCGCCCACATAG
- a CDS encoding TolB family protein — MTVTHRFRAHLLAVGFAAAMLNITACNYDTPIEPSPDDAPAWDLLFESTHTPATGGGVPSLRLMVYHTDSGTVAPLFGRDIAGGSPSVSADGQRVVYVGESNSTVDYDFQDLWVVMRGAAPRRLALSDGSEHAPSMSPNGALIAYARPNAMMLSHIYVADIEGRAESPLSLAMAPGLQYTFATPAWSPDGTRLLFAGGAPGMLHLYTMRVDGTQVQQITNATYSDFDGTWSPDGQTIAFVRYISPNHQILMTRNLVTGAERTFEYANRSRHPAWSPDGTRIAFVSNMSDNADLELYTVKPDGSALTRLTNDNLTQQHPSWIRR; from the coding sequence ATGACTGTGACACATAGATTTCGCGCACACCTGCTGGCGGTGGGATTCGCCGCCGCCATGCTGAATATCACCGCGTGCAACTACGACACGCCCATTGAACCATCGCCCGACGACGCGCCGGCGTGGGACCTGTTGTTCGAGTCCACACACACTCCGGCCACCGGCGGCGGTGTGCCCTCGCTTCGCCTGATGGTGTACCACACCGACAGCGGCACCGTGGCGCCGCTGTTCGGTCGGGACATCGCGGGGGGCAGCCCGTCAGTGTCGGCCGATGGCCAGCGCGTGGTGTATGTCGGTGAGTCCAACAGCACGGTGGACTACGACTTTCAGGATCTCTGGGTCGTGATGCGTGGCGCGGCTCCCCGTCGACTGGCCCTGTCCGATGGCTCCGAGCACGCCCCATCGATGTCCCCCAATGGGGCGCTCATCGCCTATGCACGCCCCAACGCCATGATGCTCTCGCACATCTACGTGGCGGACATCGAGGGCAGAGCGGAATCGCCGCTGTCGCTGGCCATGGCACCGGGACTGCAGTACACCTTCGCCACGCCGGCCTGGTCACCAGATGGCACACGCCTGCTTTTTGCCGGCGGTGCGCCGGGCATGCTGCACCTCTACACGATGCGTGTTGATGGCACACAAGTGCAGCAGATCACCAATGCGACGTACAGTGATTTTGACGGCACCTGGTCGCCCGACGGGCAGACCATCGCGTTTGTGCGATACATCAGCCCGAACCACCAGATTCTCATGACGCGCAATCTCGTGACCGGCGCCGAACGCACATTCGAATACGCCAATCGCAGCCGTCATCCGGCCTGGTCACCGGATGGCACACGCATCGCGTTCGTGTCCAATATGAGCGACAACGCCGATCTCGAGCTCTACACCGTCAAGCCCGATGGTTCAGCGCTCACTCGCCTGACCAACGACAACCTCACCCAGCAGCATCCGAGCTGGATCAGGCGCTGA
- a CDS encoding DUF1028 domain-containing protein → MPSSHYPARTDIPGIVQRIALTGATALFAVICALPAAAQPTGPLTRATPSAAQPDAPWPPVATFSILGYDPATGEVGGAVQSRVFSVGNGVLWAEAGVGAAATQAIVDVSYGPQAITLLRQGLRPTDIVKQIWERDPDPRPTDWTKQGRQFAVIDAQGNVAAYTGPRASEWAGDKQGKFCTAQGNILASEEVVNAMVRAFENTDGHLSLRLLAALEAGQQAGGDKRGMQSAAMLIVKKDAGVWLHNDVVLRLQVDDNPEPIRELRRLVEKAATQRRPRR, encoded by the coding sequence ATGCCCAGCTCCCACTACCCGGCGCGAACAGACATTCCGGGCATCGTGCAGCGAATCGCCCTGACCGGCGCGACCGCTCTCTTCGCCGTGATCTGCGCCCTGCCCGCCGCCGCACAGCCCACCGGTCCGCTCACGCGGGCCACGCCGTCCGCGGCCCAACCCGACGCCCCGTGGCCTCCGGTGGCGACGTTTTCCATCCTCGGCTACGACCCCGCCACGGGCGAGGTTGGCGGCGCGGTGCAGTCGCGTGTGTTCTCGGTAGGGAATGGGGTGCTCTGGGCCGAGGCCGGGGTTGGCGCGGCGGCCACGCAGGCCATTGTGGACGTGAGCTATGGCCCCCAGGCCATCACACTGCTGCGTCAGGGGCTGCGTCCCACCGACATCGTGAAACAGATCTGGGAGCGCGATCCGGATCCGCGTCCCACCGACTGGACCAAGCAGGGGCGTCAGTTTGCGGTGATCGACGCACAGGGCAACGTGGCGGCCTACACCGGACCGCGTGCCTCCGAATGGGCAGGCGACAAACAGGGCAAGTTCTGCACGGCCCAGGGCAACATCCTGGCCAGCGAAGAGGTCGTGAATGCGATGGTGCGGGCGTTTGAAAACACCGATGGACACCTGTCGCTGCGATTGTTGGCCGCTCTCGAGGCAGGTCAACAGGCGGGCGGCGACAAGCGTGGCATGCAATCGGCGGCCATGCTGATCGTGAAAAAGGACGCCGGTGTGTGGCTGCACAACGACGTGGTGCTGCGCCTGCAGGTGGATGACAATCCGGAGCCCATCCGCGAGTTGCGTCGACTCGTGGAGAAGGCCGCCACCCAGCGTCGGCCGCGTCGATGA